Proteins encoded within one genomic window of Pigmentiphaga sp. H8:
- a CDS encoding RNA methyltransferase — protein sequence MKRIASRDNPLFKSLRKLTQASQARREAGLSVLEGVHLCQAYLQWRGLPRHAVFDARRLEGERASAEVMALRDEIPADRQVWLDGNLIDDLEHVQAGQGVVFVVETPAPPLPERVTDNCVLLDRVQDPGNVGSILRTCAAAGVRHVFLSDETAFAWSPKVLRSGQGAHFSLTIHERVDLQALLARLDVPLVATTLEDAVGLYQAALPRHCAWVFGNEGQGVRAGLQTAAALRVRIPQEPAAESLNVGAAVAVCLFEHRRRFAPD from the coding sequence ATGAAACGCATCGCCTCGCGCGACAATCCGCTATTCAAGTCGCTGCGCAAGCTGACGCAGGCCTCTCAGGCGCGGCGCGAGGCCGGCCTGTCCGTGCTGGAAGGCGTGCATCTGTGCCAGGCCTACCTGCAATGGCGGGGCCTGCCCCGCCATGCGGTCTTCGATGCCCGGCGGCTGGAAGGCGAGCGGGCCAGCGCCGAAGTCATGGCCTTGCGCGACGAGATACCGGCCGACCGCCAGGTCTGGCTGGACGGCAACCTGATCGACGACCTGGAGCACGTGCAGGCCGGTCAGGGCGTGGTGTTCGTGGTCGAGACCCCGGCGCCGCCGCTGCCCGAGCGCGTGACGGACAACTGCGTGCTGCTCGATCGGGTCCAGGACCCGGGCAACGTCGGCTCCATCCTGCGTACCTGCGCGGCGGCCGGCGTGCGCCATGTCTTCCTGTCGGACGAGACCGCCTTCGCCTGGTCGCCCAAGGTGCTGCGCTCGGGGCAGGGCGCGCATTTCTCGCTGACCATCCATGAACGGGTCGATTTGCAGGCCCTACTCGCGCGCCTGGACGTGCCGCTGGTGGCGACCACGCTCGAGGATGCCGTCGGCCTGTACCAGGCCGCGCTGCCGCGGCACTGCGCCTGGGTATTCGGCAACGAAGGGCAAGGCGTGCGCGCCGGGCTTCAAACCGCCGCGGCGCTGCGGGTGCGCATCCCGCAGGAACCGGCGGCCGAGTCGCTGAACGTGGGGGCGGCCGTGGCCGTGTGTCTGTTCGAACACCGGCGCCGGTTCGCGCCGGACTAG
- the lpxB gene encoding lipid-A-disaccharide synthase: protein MVAGEPSGDLLAATVVEALRERAPQLALAGIGGPKMQAQGFDAWYPMHKLAVNGYADVLMHLPELLGIRRTLRERWLAERPAAFVGVDAPDFNFGLEHALREGGIPTVHFIGPSLWAWRGERINKIREAVSHMLVVFPFEEQIYRDAGVPVTYVGHPLARIVDRVPDRAAARARHGMAADARVLALMPGSRAGEMRHLAPRFLAAAKLLQARDPGLQLWAPMANAEREREFLAHAAAVGGLANLHTVIGGTHDILAACNAVLVASGTATLEAALFKRPMVISYVLPRLSWWIMRRQAYLPWVGLPNVLCRDTVVPELLQDEATPRALADAAWKAMTDEAAIRRLEERFTALHDDLVRDTPALASQAILEVAGHG, encoded by the coding sequence ATGGTGGCGGGAGAGCCTTCGGGCGATCTGCTGGCGGCCACGGTGGTCGAGGCCCTGCGCGAACGGGCGCCGCAACTGGCGCTGGCGGGCATAGGCGGCCCCAAGATGCAGGCCCAGGGGTTCGATGCCTGGTATCCCATGCACAAGCTGGCCGTGAACGGCTACGCCGACGTGCTGATGCACCTGCCGGAACTGCTCGGCATCCGCCGCACCCTGCGCGAGCGCTGGCTGGCCGAACGGCCGGCGGCCTTCGTCGGGGTCGACGCGCCCGATTTCAATTTCGGCCTGGAGCATGCCCTGCGCGAGGGCGGCATCCCCACCGTGCATTTCATCGGGCCCTCGCTGTGGGCCTGGCGGGGCGAGCGCATCAACAAGATCCGCGAGGCCGTTTCGCACATGCTGGTGGTGTTCCCGTTCGAGGAACAGATTTACCGCGACGCCGGCGTTCCCGTGACCTATGTTGGCCATCCGCTGGCACGCATCGTCGACCGCGTGCCCGACCGTGCCGCGGCCAGGGCCCGTCACGGCATGGCCGCCGACGCGCGGGTGCTGGCGCTGATGCCCGGCAGCCGGGCGGGCGAGATGCGGCACCTTGCCCCGCGCTTCCTGGCCGCCGCCAAGCTGCTGCAGGCGCGCGATCCGGGCCTGCAACTGTGGGCGCCCATGGCCAATGCCGAGCGCGAGCGCGAGTTCCTGGCGCATGCCGCGGCCGTGGGCGGGCTGGCCAACCTGCACACCGTCATAGGCGGCACGCACGACATCCTGGCCGCCTGCAACGCGGTCCTGGTTGCCAGCGGCACCGCCACGCTGGAAGCGGCCCTGTTCAAGCGCCCCATGGTCATTTCCTACGTGCTGCCCAGGCTGTCCTGGTGGATCATGCGGCGCCAGGCCTATCTGCCCTGGGTCGGGCTGCCCAACGTGCTGTGCCGCGACACGGTCGTGCCGGAACTGCTGCAGGACGAGGCCACGCCGCGCGCGCTGGCCGACGCGGCCTGGAAGGCGATGACCGACGAGGCCGCCATCCGCCGGCTCGAGGAACGCTTCACCGCCTTGCACGACGACCTGGTACGCGACACGCCGGCCCTGGCCAGCCAGGCGATCCTGGAGGTGGCCGGCCATGGCTGA
- a CDS encoding VOC family protein — translation MQSIFHLAYNVTDLDQARRFYGDVLGCAEGRSTDTWVDFDFFGHQISLHLGTPFQTERTGHVGDKLVPMPHLGVILLLDDWQALARRLREAGTEFVLEPQVRFQGQPGEQWTMFFTDPFGNPIEVKGFKSFESVYAA, via the coding sequence ATGCAATCGATCTTCCACCTGGCCTATAACGTCACCGACCTGGATCAGGCGCGCCGCTTCTACGGCGACGTCCTGGGCTGCGCCGAAGGGCGCAGCACCGACACCTGGGTCGACTTCGATTTCTTCGGCCACCAGATCTCGCTGCACCTGGGCACGCCGTTCCAGACCGAACGCACGGGCCACGTGGGCGACAAGCTCGTGCCCATGCCGCACCTGGGCGTGATCCTGCTGCTGGACGACTGGCAGGCGCTGGCGCGCCGCCTGCGGGAAGCCGGCACGGAATTCGTGCTGGAACCGCAGGTCCGCTTCCAGGGCCAGCCCGGCGAACAATGGACCATGTTCTTCACCGACCCGTTCGGCAACCCCATCGAGGTGAAGGGGTTCAAGTCCTTCGAGTCGGTGTACGCCGCCTGA
- the rnhB gene encoding ribonuclease HII yields MAEKGWVQTELGWTAVESPGADLLSAFDAETLLTLRVAGVDEAGRGPLAGPVYAAAVILDPARPVDGLNDSKMLSERARDELAPLIQERALAWCVASVSVTEIDTLNILNATMLAMRRAVDGLGCVPDLVQVDGNRAPALACRVQTVIGGDAQVQAISAASILAKTARDAELVRLHASYPMYGFDRHKGYGTPDHLRCLLEHGPCPEHRRSFEPVRRALGIPEPETLVAQVMDSLLPWDDLPEPEAPAPRRRRAKPRA; encoded by the coding sequence ATGGCTGAGAAGGGCTGGGTGCAGACCGAACTGGGCTGGACCGCCGTGGAATCGCCGGGCGCGGACCTGCTGTCGGCCTTCGATGCCGAGACGTTGCTGACCCTGCGCGTGGCCGGCGTGGACGAAGCCGGCCGGGGGCCCCTGGCCGGGCCGGTCTACGCGGCGGCCGTCATCCTGGACCCGGCTCGTCCGGTCGATGGCCTGAACGATTCCAAGATGCTGAGCGAGCGCGCGCGCGACGAACTCGCCCCCCTGATCCAGGAACGCGCGCTGGCCTGGTGCGTGGCCAGCGTCAGCGTGACCGAGATCGATACGCTGAACATCCTGAACGCCACCATGCTGGCCATGCGGCGAGCGGTCGACGGGCTGGGCTGCGTGCCCGACCTGGTGCAGGTGGACGGCAACCGCGCGCCGGCGCTGGCCTGCCGGGTGCAGACCGTGATCGGCGGCGATGCGCAGGTGCAGGCGATCTCGGCTGCCTCCATCCTGGCCAAGACCGCGCGCGACGCCGAACTGGTCCGGCTGCACGCCAGCTATCCCATGTACGGCTTCGATCGGCACAAGGGCTACGGTACCCCTGACCATCTGCGCTGCCTGCTGGAGCACGGCCCGTGTCCCGAGCACCGCCGCAGCTTCGAACCCGTGCGCCGCGCCCTGGGCATTCCCGAGCCCGAAACGCTGGTTGCCCAGGTGATGGACAGCCTGCTGCCCTGGGACGACCTGCCCGAACCCGAGGCGCCGGCTCCGCGCCGCCGCCGTGCCAAACCGCGCGCCTAG